ATTGATGACTTGTTTGGGTACCGCTCCCTCGCGTGCACCACCGCCATAGGTGGGGACCACCATGACAAAAGGGCGGGTGAGTTGGATCTGGCCTTCCAGCTTGGGACGCAGCGGTATTCGTACGGAATGACGGTCCAAACGCTTCACAAAGCGCAGCGTATTTTCAGAGACGCTTGAGAACACCACAAGATCCGAAGATGCTCTGCGACTGGGGGGATTAAAAGCCGCCGACTTGGCTCTGTCCTGGCTCACTAGGGTTCCTATCTGTTTTAGCGATCCGCCTCAAGACCACTACATCTAGTGGCTGTAACTCTAAAAGACGCTGCATCTAGTAGTATCATTAATCTGAACTTAAAAGTTAGGCGCACCGAAATTATTGTTCTCTCCGTCTGCCCCAGTGGCGTTTTGAGGTGTGTGAGAATTAGGCCGAGTGAGGCGTGCGTAAGGGCCCTGGCAACCGTGGTAGCTTGGGTTCTGGACACGACACGGGGTGCCGCATTGCGGCTGAGAGCTAGACCCGTTGAACCTGATTTCGATAATCCGAGCGAAGGGATGCCGGTCCAGAACAAAGGCCATAGCGCTCGCAGCAGCGTGGGAATCGTGCTTTTGGGCATCCTTTTACTCATATGAAAGGTGCACACATGCTGATCAAAGACCAAGTTGTACTCATTACCGGCGCTGGGCGCGGACTCGGCACCGACGTGGCCCGTTCCTTTGCCCGTGAAGGCGCCCGCCTGGTGCTGAACTACCGCAACAGTGAAGTCGCCGCGCAGGAACTAGCCCGTGAATTCGGTTCAGAAAAAGCGATTGCGTTACGCGCAGATGTCACCAATGCTGGCGAGGTGAATGCCATGGTCGCTGCGGCAACCGAACATTTTGCTACACCCATCACCACGGCGATCAACAACGCTTTGCCGGACTTTTCTTTCAACGGCGACGGCCGTTCTAAGGCCGAAGAGATTTGCTACGAGGAATTTCGGGCACAATTTGCCGGAGTTGTGGGAGGTGCCCTGAATACCATCCAGGCAGTAGTGCCGGGAATGAAGGAAGCTGGGTTTGGCGCCATCGTTAACGTTGGCACAAACCTGTTCCAAAACCCCGTGGTTCCATACCACGACTACACCGCGGCGAAGGCTGCCCTGCTGGCGTTGACCCGGACGTTCGCGGCCGATCTAGGACCATCAAATATCCGCGTCAACATGGTTTCAGGTGGGCTGCTGCGCACCACTGACGCCTCCGCAGCCACGCCAGAGCAGGTTTTTGACTTGATCGCCGGCGGAACGCCGCTGCGTAAAGTCACCACTCCAGCCGAATTTGCCGATGCCGCACTCTTCTTCGCCTCACCGTGGTCCCGAGCCGTGACGGGGCAAAATCTTGTGGTCGACGGCGGACTGGTCATGAACTAAGGACGGGGGAGTTCTCATGAACAGCACACGAGAATTACATATCAATGCTTTTCTTTTCGGGGCAGGGCATCACACAATGGGTTGGCGGCACCCGAATTCCAGTGCCGAGCGGGTAGGTGAGATTTCCTATTTCGAGGAACTGGCGCAACTGGCCGAAAGTGGCTGCCTTGACGCCATTTTCTTCGCGGACGGGCACGCCATCAACCGGACCTACACCGCGGGAGTGCCGTGGCTTCTGGAGCCCATTACGGCTCTGAGCGCCATAGCCAGGGCCACCAAAAACATTGGCTTGGTCACCACCGTTTCCTCAAGCTTTTATACACCCTTCCATGCTGCACGCATGCTTGCCTCATTGGATCACATCAGCGGTGGGCGAGTGGGGGCAAACATTGTCACCTCCATGTTTGATGCTGAAGCCCAAAATCATGGGTTGGCGGCACTGCCAAACCATGCTGACCGCTATGAAAGGGCTGATGAGTTTGTCCAAGTAATCCAGACGTTGTGGGATTCATGGTCGGATGAGGCGCTTCCCGCTGACAGGGAGAGCGGGACCTTTATTGATGCGGAGCAGATTCAACCGATCAACCATGAGGGCAAATACTTTTCCGTGAAGGGCCCGCTCAACGTTCCGCGTCCTCCGCAGGGCAGGCCGGTGCTTTTCCAGGCCGGGTCCTCGGAAGTAGGGCGAGCATTCGCGGCTCGATTTGCCGAGGCTATCTATTCTGTTTCTTGGGATAAGGACTCGGCACTAGAGTTCGCCACCGATATGCGAGAGCGCCTAGCTGTTGCCGATCGTTCTCAAACCGTGGTTCCAATCCTGCCTGGACTAGTCACCTATGTGGCACCAACCCGGGAAGGGGCGCTGGAGAAGAAACGCGCACTTGACGCTTATCTGGATATTCCAGCGGCAATCGCCCAACTGAACGTGTTTACCGGCCAGGATTACCGAACCCATGGGCTTGATGATGCGGTGGCTCCGCTGCCGCCAGCGGCGACGTTCACGGGCCCGCAGGGGCGGTACCTGACAGTGCAACGAATTATTGAAACCAAGGAGCCCACATTGCGGGAACTACTGGGCTTCCTGGCAGCCGGAGGTGGTCATGCCACCATGATTGGCACGCCCACCGAAGTTGCCGATGAAATTCAGGAGTGGTTTGAATCTGGTGCTTGTGACGGGTTCAACCTGATGTGTCCGGCCTACCCGGACTCCCTGAAGGATTTTGTTGACTTGGTAGTACCGATTTTGCA
This genomic window from Arthrobacter sp. TMP15 contains:
- the nrdI gene encoding class Ib ribonucleoside-diphosphate reductase assembly flavoprotein NrdI; translation: MSQDRAKSAAFNPPSRRASSDLVVFSSVSENTLRFVKRLDRHSVRIPLRPKLEGQIQLTRPFVMVVPTYGGGAREGAVPKQVINFLNDPVNRGFLRGVITAGNTNFGEDYCLAGSVIAGKCKIPELYRFELLGTDYDVERVNEGLTRFWAEAATKEKDQL
- a CDS encoding 3-oxoacyl-ACP reductase, encoding MLIKDQVVLITGAGRGLGTDVARSFAREGARLVLNYRNSEVAAQELAREFGSEKAIALRADVTNAGEVNAMVAAATEHFATPITTAINNALPDFSFNGDGRSKAEEICYEEFRAQFAGVVGGALNTIQAVVPGMKEAGFGAIVNVGTNLFQNPVVPYHDYTAAKAALLALTRTFAADLGPSNIRVNMVSGGLLRTTDASAATPEQVFDLIAGGTPLRKVTTPAEFADAALFFASPWSRAVTGQNLVVDGGLVMN
- a CDS encoding LLM class flavin-dependent oxidoreductase; its protein translation is MNSTRELHINAFLFGAGHHTMGWRHPNSSAERVGEISYFEELAQLAESGCLDAIFFADGHAINRTYTAGVPWLLEPITALSAIARATKNIGLVTTVSSSFYTPFHAARMLASLDHISGGRVGANIVTSMFDAEAQNHGLAALPNHADRYERADEFVQVIQTLWDSWSDEALPADRESGTFIDAEQIQPINHEGKYFSVKGPLNVPRPPQGRPVLFQAGSSEVGRAFAARFAEAIYSVSWDKDSALEFATDMRERLAVADRSQTVVPILPGLVTYVAPTREGALEKKRALDAYLDIPAAIAQLNVFTGQDYRTHGLDDAVAPLPPAATFTGPQGRYLTVQRIIETKEPTLRELLGFLAAGGGHATMIGTPTEVADEIQEWFESGACDGFNLMCPAYPDSLKDFVDLVVPILQDRGIFRTAYPGSTLRDNLGLSRPELKSFAGHTT